The following coding sequences are from one Megachile rotundata isolate GNS110a chromosome 13, iyMegRotu1, whole genome shotgun sequence window:
- the LOC100880989 gene encoding ABC transporter G family member 20 encodes MPDQAIIVRNARKQYGGGHVVLNDINLNVPRGCIYGLLGASGCGKTTLLSCIVGVKKLDAGDILVLGGRPGNKDSGIPGPRVGYMPQDISLVDEFSVIGALYFFGKINGLDKDTIDERYIFLKDLLQLPPQDRLVKNMSGGQQRRVSFAAALLHKPELLILDEPTVGLDPVLRDNIWNHLVKITQEKQVTVIITTHYIEEAKQANKIGLLRNGQLLSESSPNELLEEWHTDSLEEAFLNLSQLQVQNQLDRRASNVTHNAIAMDSHTSYTSKTMQLRSSWKKRCEALLLKNFYQFVRHPGGILFSFVLPIMQVILFFNSIGLDPKNLKISVVNEEAGNCNNGRNFGNVSYNYDFTCNFSDLSCRFLSEINDSFLKKVYYDSYEEALNLAQKDRSVAIMHFRRNFSHASQARLDDYLSLSEEDIVSGQIEVTIQTADRQISIYLQKKLYDFFFEKYDTIMKQCKIRPKFAKIPVNFEEPIFGKRDQNFVSFAAPIFILLVLFVQTTSLCSSIIITDRHSGVWDRLCVQGVTTTEIIATHLATQVFLTILQTAVAMIIYFSLSDSECKGSIITVILMSLLSGLCGVCYGFTISVVCTSHTLVNYASVGSFYPLVLLSGYVWPVEGMPKLLRWISLALPITKPGISMRDIVEKGSSIDQPEVYLGFIVMATWIICLVTFCVIYLKAKST; translated from the exons ATGCCAGACCAGGCGATTATTGTCAGGAACGCCAGAAAGCAATATGGCGGCGGACATGTGGTGCTGAACGATATAAATCTGAATGTGCCACGAGGATGCAT ATACGGACTGCTGGGTGCCAGCGGGTGCGGGAAGACCACCCTGCTCTCTTGCATAGTTGGAGTTAAGAAACTGGACGCTGGGGACATTTTGGTGCTCGGTGGGAGACCGGGAAACAAAGATTCCGGAATCCCAGGACCCCGCGTTGGTTACATGCCGCAGGATATTTCGCTAGTCGACGAATTTTCCGTGATCGGTGCGCTTTACTTCTTCGGCAAGATCAATGGCTTGGACAAAGACACCATCG ACGAGAGATACATATTCCTGAAGGATCTTCTCCAGCTACCGCCACAGGATCGTCTAGTGAAGAACATGAGCGGAGGTCAGCAAAGGAGAGTATCCTTCGCAGCAGCCCTGCTGCACAAGCCAGAACTGCTGATCCTCGATGAACCCACCGTAGGGTTAGATCCGGTGTTAAGGGACAA CATCTGGAATCACTTGGTGAAAATTACGCAGGAGAAGCAAGTGACGGTTATCATAACAACGCATTACATCGAAGAAGCGAAACAGGCTAATAAG ATCGGATTACTCAGAAACGGTCAACTGTTGTCCGAATCGTCACCGAACGAGTTGCTAGAGGAATGGCACACCGATTCCTTGGAAGAAGCTTTCTTGAACTTGAGTCAATTACAAGTTCAAAATCAGTTAGATAGACGTGCATCCAACGTCACGCATAATGCCATCGCCATGGATTCACACACCAGTTACACATCCAAG ACGATGCAATTGAGAAGCAGCTGGAAGAAGAGGTGCGAGGCGCTGCTGCTGAAGAATTTCTATCAGTTCGTGCGTCATCCAGG AGGAATACTGTTCTCTTTCGTCCTACCGATAATGCAAGTGATACTATTCTTCAACTCCATCGGTCTCGATCCGAAGAATCTGAAAATCTCCGTCGTGAACGAGGAAGCTGGGAATTGCAACAACGGAAGGAACTTCGGCAACGTCAGTTACAACTACGACTTCACTTGCAATTTCTCCGATCTCAGTTGCAGATTTCTGTCGGAGATCAACGACAGCTTTCTGAAGAAG GTGTACTACGACAGCTACGAAGAAGCGTTGAACCTCGCTCAGAAGGATAGAAGCGTCGCGATCATGCATTTCAGGAGGAATTTTTCCCACGCTTCGCAAGCGAGACTGGACGATTATCTATCGCTTTCCGAAGAGGACATCGTGAGCGGCCAAATAGAAGTTACGATACAAACTGCAG ACAGGCAAATCAGTATATACCTGCAGAAGAAGTTGTACGACTTCTTCTTCGAGAAGTACGACACGATCATGAAGCAGTGTAAAATCAGACCGAAATTTGCTAAGATACCGGTGAAT TTCGAGGAGCCAATATTTGGTAAGAGGGATCAGAACTTCGTGTCGTTCGCTGCACCGATTTTCATCTTGCT GGTGCTTTTTGTGCAAACAACGTCGCTTTGTTCAAGCATAATTATTACCGATCGACATTCTGGTGTTTGGGATCGACTCTGCGTGCAAG GTGTCACCACTACGGAAATTATAGCCACCCATCTGGCAACGCAAGTGTTCCTGACTATTTTGCAAACCGCGGTTGCAATGAtaatatacttttcattatCGGACTCGGAGTGCAAAGGATCGATAATCACCGTCATATTAATGTCGTTACTAAGTGGACTGTGTGGAGTGTGTTACG GTTTTACGATATCCGTGGTGTGCACTTCGCACACTCTTGTTAATTATGCGTCGGTCGGAAGTTTCTACCCGCTGGTCCTTCTGAGTG GATATGTTTGGCCAGTGGAAGGAATGCCGAAGCTACTGCGATGGATCAGTTTAGCCTTGCCTATAACGAAGCCAGGAATCTCGATGAGGGATATAGTGGAGAAAGGATCGTCGATCGATCAACCGGAAGTGTATCTAGGATTCATAGTAATGGCAACGTGGATTATATGTTTGGTGACGTTTTGCGTGATCTACTTAAAAGCGAAGTCGACGTAA